One segment of Tamlana crocina DNA contains the following:
- a CDS encoding energy transducer TonB, translating to MEAKKNPQLEIGRNSSIYFAIGLNLMLLLSWQALEYRTYEKSETEIDIVQIEAEAEEEIPIVPINTPPPPPPPPAVVQTNIEIVDDVEEIEETVIESTETNQEDAIVERIVDVSDIHVEDYVEDVQVAFAVIEQVPVFPGCEGLTKLETKACFERKVQEHVVKNFKYPRTALDLGIQGRVSVVFIIDNNGITTNVRSRGPDRILETEAERIIGSLPKMKPGMQRGKPVKVSYAVPIFFKLQGT from the coding sequence ATGGAAGCTAAAAAGAACCCACAGCTCGAAATAGGAAGAAATAGCAGCATCTATTTTGCAATTGGTTTAAATTTAATGTTACTTCTTTCATGGCAGGCACTAGAATACCGCACCTACGAAAAGAGCGAAACCGAAATCGACATTGTTCAAATTGAAGCCGAAGCGGAAGAAGAAATTCCAATAGTTCCTATAAACACCCCACCTCCGCCACCACCACCTCCTGCCGTTGTGCAAACCAACATAGAAATTGTTGATGATGTTGAGGAAATTGAAGAAACTGTAATTGAAAGCACAGAAACCAACCAAGAAGATGCCATTGTCGAAAGAATTGTTGATGTTAGCGACATACACGTTGAAGATTATGTTGAAGACGTTCAAGTAGCCTTTGCCGTAATAGAGCAAGTACCCGTTTTTCCAGGCTGCGAAGGACTAACAAAACTAGAAACCAAAGCATGCTTTGAAAGAAAGGTGCAAGAACACGTAGTGAAGAATTTCAAATATCCACGAACTGCACTGGACTTGGGCATTCAAGGAAGGGTTTCTGTAGTATTCATTATCGACAACAACGGTATTACCACCAATGTTCGTTCTCGTGGACCGGATAGAATTTTAGAAACAGAAGCCGAACGCATTATAGGTTCATTACCAAAAATGAAGCCGGGCATGCAGCGAGGCAAACCAGTAAAAGTATCGTACGCTGTACCTATTTTCTTCAAACTACAAGGCACATAA
- a CDS encoding histidine kinase has translation MTKSIKNIIITFLIGCAIFVVGNLLSGGFDFESIGKLVTNFVFYQIYTFVLGYSNMFFFDYLEKRHWKKTDTLKRISVGIIGATIITLIGLFLLRAATALLMNGVTFSDFLMNEKFRYYQFGLWITLTIVAIFHVIYFYNKYQQNKIKEQKVIAGTASAKFDALKNQLDPHFLFNSLNVLTSLIEENPDKAQKFTTSLSKVYRYVLEQKNKELVSVDEELQFAKTYMTLIKMRFEDSIVFTMPERATNPESKVVPLSLQLLLENAVKHNMVTPNKPLHITILEDRGYLVVENNLQPKQIVKKSSGVGLSNIKQRYDLLTNKKVNINQEAKRFAVALPMLTKQISIMKQTELPSRLDDRYVRARKHVEELKGFYYSLISYCVVIPFLIFVNYKTFWGFQWFWFPMFGWGLGLAIQAYRVFVNNSVLGNSWEQRKIEQFMREEEKNRWK, from the coding sequence ATGACAAAATCAATCAAAAATATCATCATTACCTTTTTAATTGGTTGCGCCATTTTTGTAGTTGGCAATTTGTTATCTGGCGGATTTGATTTTGAAAGTATTGGCAAGCTTGTTACCAACTTTGTGTTTTACCAAATTTACACCTTTGTTTTAGGATATTCCAACATGTTTTTTTTCGACTATTTAGAAAAGCGCCATTGGAAAAAAACCGACACCTTAAAGCGTATTAGTGTTGGTATTATAGGAGCCACGATTATTACATTGATAGGATTGTTCTTATTAAGAGCAGCCACAGCCTTACTCATGAATGGCGTAACGTTCAGTGATTTTTTAATGAACGAAAAATTCCGTTACTACCAATTCGGGCTTTGGATTACCTTAACCATTGTAGCCATTTTTCATGTTATCTATTTTTATAACAAGTACCAGCAAAACAAGATAAAGGAACAAAAGGTTATTGCCGGTACGGCCAGTGCCAAATTCGATGCACTGAAAAATCAGTTGGATCCGCATTTTTTATTCAATAGCTTAAACGTGCTCACCAGTTTAATTGAAGAAAACCCAGACAAAGCCCAGAAGTTCACCACATCGCTTTCAAAAGTATATCGCTACGTGTTGGAGCAAAAAAACAAGGAATTGGTAAGCGTGGATGAAGAATTGCAATTCGCCAAGACGTATATGACATTAATAAAAATGCGTTTTGAAGACAGTATTGTATTTACCATGCCCGAACGCGCCACAAACCCCGAAAGTAAAGTGGTACCGCTATCGCTACAACTACTTCTGGAAAATGCCGTAAAGCACAACATGGTCACCCCAAACAAACCGTTGCACATTACCATACTTGAAGACCGTGGCTATTTGGTGGTAGAAAATAATCTACAGCCCAAACAAATTGTAAAAAAGAGTAGCGGCGTTGGGCTTAGCAACATCAAGCAACGCTACGATTTATTAACCAACAAAAAAGTAAACATCAATCAAGAAGCAAAACGTTTTGCCGTGGCATTACCAATGCTTACCAAACAAATATCAATCATGAAACAAACAGAATTACCATCAAGATTAGACGACCGCTACGTACGCGCTCGTAAACACGTTGAAGAATTAAAAGGCTTTTATTACAGCCTTATCTCCTATTGTGTTGTTATTCCCTTCCTCATTTTTGTGAACTACAAAACCTTTTGGGGCTTCCAATGGTTTTGGTTCCCTATGTTTGGTTGGGGGCTTGGACTGGCCATACAAGCCTACCGCGTTTTTGTAAATAATAGCGTTTTAGGCAACAGTTGGGAGCAACGCAAAATAGAACAGTTTATGCGCGAGGAAGAGAAAAACCGTTGGAAATAA